The genomic DNA TCGATGAGGTCGTCCGTCGCTTCGAGGCCGATGCCGAGCCGCACCAGTCGATCCACGCCCATGTCTCTCACCTCCTTCTCGGGCGTGAAGTACTCGGACACCGTGCGGTGGTGGTTGACCTTGGTGACGAGACCATCGAAGCTCAGGGCGTAGCGCGGGACACGGGTCATGGCCAGGACGTCGCAGAAATGGCGCGTCGAGCTCTCGTCGGCATCGTGCAGGCGAAAGCTCACCAGAGAGCCGGGGAGGCGATAGTCGCGTCGCACGATGGCGGCGTCGCGGTGGTTGGGAAGCGAGGGGTGGTGGACTTCGCTCACCTGCGGATGCCGCTCGAGAAAGGCGGCCACCTCGGTCGCCGCTTCGCAGCGTCGTTCGAAACGCCCTCGCGCCTCGTCGAGTTCGCTTTCGATGTCTTCAGCGCGACGCCAGTCCAGGATGCCCCCTCTCATGGCCTGAAGGTCCATGACGTCGTTCATCTCTCGAGCTCGATGGGACGCGATGTACCCCCATAGGTTGCGATCCCGTCCGTCGAGGGCCTTGGTTCCGCTGGCCACCACGAAATCGACGCCCCAGTCCAGCAATGGCGCCTTCGTCCCCCACGGTGTCGCGATGGTATTGTCGACAATGAGATGTAGCCCGGGGTTGCCCTTTCGCGCGCCCGCGATCCGCTCGACCAGACCGGGAACGTCGACCGCCCGCATCAGTGGGTTCGAGTAGGTCTCCACGAAGACGATGCGAGTTTTGTCCGTGAGGGCGCGCTCTAGCTCCAATTGAGACGCCTCTTCGACGAGCCTAACCTGGCCCCCCTGTCGCTCCGCGAGGCGTTTCAGATAGGTTTTCGTCTTGTTGTAACTGCCACGGGCGACGACCGCCTCGGTGTGCGGCTCGAAGAGGACGTCCATCAAGAGCGCGCAAGCCTGCATGCCCGAGTCGGTGAGCACG from Vicinamibacteria bacterium includes the following:
- a CDS encoding aminotransferase class V-fold PLP-dependent enzyme, whose translation is MKTSDRVHRHRPVAVERPIGGMPEREMMTAATRKLHEAVDARIRRHRCAFLHPHGESVPTDLLGSQTMVDWQEEKARRSFLGEACWSSLPPVYARYGSRSSQRLLARVKNLENATSVVLTDSGMQACALLMDVLFEPHTEAVVARGSYNKTKTYLKRLAERQGGQVRLVEEASQLELERALTDKTRIVFVETYSNPLMRAVDVPGLVERIAGARKGNPGLHLIVDNTIATPWGTKAPLLDWGVDFVVASGTKALDGRDRNLWGYIASHRAREMNDVMDLQAMRGGILDWRRAEDIESELDEARGRFERRCEAATEVAAFLERHPQVSEVHHPSLPNHRDAAIVRRDYRLPGSLVSFRLHDADESSTRHFCDVLAMTRVPRYALSFDGLVTKVNHHRTVSEYFTPEKEVRDMGVDRLVRLGIGLEATDDLIDCLEWALLNFRQISAERVASFQSERRRELRLIDREGEEDP